The Phyllostomus discolor isolate MPI-MPIP mPhyDis1 chromosome 4, mPhyDis1.pri.v3, whole genome shotgun sequence genome window below encodes:
- the LOC114494333 gene encoding serine/threonine-protein kinase 11-interacting protein isoform X2 codes for MTTAPRDSLLWKLAGLLRESGDVVLSGCSTLSLLTATLQQLNHVFELYLGPWGPGQTGFVALPSHPTDSPVILQLQFLFDVLQKTLSLKLIHVPGPGLPGPIKMFPFKSLRQLELRGVPVHRLHGLRGIYSQLETLVCSRSIRTLEELLSACGGDLCSALPWLALLSADFSCNALTALDSSLRLLSALRFLNLSRNQLQDCKGFLMDLSELCHLDISYNHLCSVPRMGPSGAALGTLILRGNELQGLHGLEQLRKLQHLDVAYNLLEEHRALSPLWLLAELRKLYLEGNPLWFHPAHRVATAQYLSPRARDAASGFLLDGKVLSLTDFQTSTSSEAPPPSWPVGSTTETSGGADLSDSLSSGGVVAPPPVRKFKSRVRVRRASISEPSDTDPEPRTQDPSPAGRFVQQHRELELMNSFREQFGCDWLQYRNHLETSGIPVLASSKTPALSTLHPDTLSPETVPSPAPPEKESPQEVTEEVNVGLEPREEEETEEQGEEEEEQEEQEQEQDEVEAELYRPLLVCPLEGPQGVRGKERFLRVTSGHLWEVELQAARTLERLELQSLEAAEVEFEAPAQRELLPEGSEPPPSAPVLVLRFSYICPNRHLRRYVVLEPDAHAVVQELLAVLTPEATKAQHQCGEVRDQLAGRLQCLRCGHDFKPGETRSGLDGVEGARPLLQSTEPPAVCPNCGSDHVVLLAVSVGVPSGERRPEEQLPASSQSPSTVRDPPGDGDHGARADSTPSQALASHDRHGWSLSPPPERRGLRSVDHRLRLFLDVEVFADAQEEFQCCLKVPVVLAGHPGECLGLVVVSDQRLYVLEVTGEICGPPVGWLQPVLAIPLQDLSRLQLGLAGQSLRLEWAAGVGRCVLLPRDARRSRAFLEELTDVLQALPPAWRGGVSATEEEVTPEHRLWPLLEGASSLEPPRFFYLQVFLVEGPAECPVSLLLTLSTLYLLEEDLVGSRAEPPLAAASAEGSEKAPLSGGPGPSFRVREQQPLSSLSSVVLYRTAPEDLRLVFYEEVSRLESFWAVRVVCPEQLTALLAWIREPWEQLFSIGLRTVTQEALDLDR; via the exons ATGACGACCGCCCCGCGGGACTCCCTGTTGTGGAAGCTCGCGGGGCTGCTGCGGGAGTCCG gggATGTGGTCCTGTCTGGCTGCAGCACACTGAGCCTGCTGACCGCCACACTGCAGCAGCTGAACCACGTGTTTGAGCTGTACCTGGGGCCATGGGGCCCTGGCCAGACAGGCTTTGTggctctgccctcccaccccaccgACTCTCCTGTCATCCTCCAGCTTCAGTTCCTCTTCGATGTGCTGCAGAAAACGCTCTCACTCAAG ctGATTCATGTCCCTGGTCCTGGCCTTCCAGGGCCCATCAAGATGTTTCCCTTCAAGTCCCTCCGGCAGCTGGAG CTCCGAGGTGTCCCCGTCCACCGCCTTCATGGCCTCCGTGGCATCTATTCCCAGCTGGAGACCCTGGTTTGCAGCAGGAGCATCCGGACGTTAGAG GAGCTCCTCTCAGCCTGTGGTGGCgacctctgctctgccctgccctggctggccctTCTCTCTGCCGACTTCAGCTGCAATGCACTGACCGCCTTAGACAGCTCCCTG CGTCTCCTGTCCGCTCTGCGCTTCTTGAACCTGAGCCGCAATCAACTCCAGGACTGCAAGGGCTTCCTGATG GACTTGTCTGAGCTCTGCCATCTGGACATCTCCTACAACCACCTGTGTTCCGTGCCGAGAATGGGGCCCTCCGGGGCTGCTCTGGGGACCCTGATACTGCGAGGCAATGAGCTCCAGGGTCTGCATG gcctggagcAGCTGAGGAAGCTGCAGCACCTAGACGTGGCGTACAACCTGTTGGAAGAACACAGGGCGCTGTCGCCGCTGTGGCTGCTGGCTGAGCTCCGCAAG CTCTACCTGGAGGGAAACCCCTTGTGGTTCCACCCTGCGCACCGCGTGGCCACCGCCCAGTACTTGTCCCCCCgagccagggatgctgcttcCGGC TTCCTTCTGGATGGAAAAGTCTTGTCGCTGACTGATTTTCAG ACCTCCACGTCCTCAGAGGCCCCGCCTCCGTCCTGGCCAGTGGGGAGTACCACGGAAACCTCAGGTGGCGCTGACTTGAGTGACAGCCTCTCCTCCGGGGGCGTTGTGGCCCCACCCCCAGTTCGTAAGTTTAAG AGCCGAGTTCGGGTGAGGCGGGCCAGCATCTCGGAGCCCAGCGATACGGACCCAGAGCCCCGGACCCAGGACCCCTCCCCGGCCG GACGGTTTGTGCAGCAGCACCGGGAACTTGAACTTATGAACAGCTTCCGGGAGCAGTTTGGCTGTGACTGGCTACAGTATAGGAATCACCTGGAGACCTCCGGGATCCCTGTCCTGGCTTCCTCGAAGACCCCTGCCCTCAGCACCCTGCACCCGGACACCCTGAGCCCCGAGACTGtgcccagcccagcacccccAGAGAAGGAGTCCCCACAGGAAGTGACAGAAGAGGTCAACGTGGGGCTGGAGCCACGGGAGGAAGAGGAGAcggaggagcagggagaagaggaggaagagcaggaagagcaggagcaggagcaggatgAAGTAGAAG CGGAGCTCTATCGCCCCTTGTTGGTGTGTCCCCTGGAGGGGCCTCAGGGTGTGCGGGGCAAGGAGCGCTTTCTCCGGGTGACCTCGGGCCACCTGTGGGAGGTGGAGCTCCAAGCAGCTCGTACCCTGGAGCGGCTGGAGCTCCAGAGTCTGGAGGCAGCTGAAGTCGAGTTCGAGGCCCCAGCCCAGAGGGAACTGCTGCCCGAG GGCTCAGAGCCACCACCCTCGGCCCCTGTCCTCGTTCTGCGCTTCTCCTACATTTGCCCGAACCGGCACCTGCGTCGCTATGTGGTGCTGGAGCCCGACGCCCACGCCGTCGTCCAG GAGCTGCTTGCTGTGTTGACCCCAGAGGCCACCAAGGCTCAGCATCAGTGTGGGGAAGTGAGGGACCAGCTGGCGGGCAGGCTCCAGTGTCTGCGCTGTGGCCACGATTTCAAGCCAGGGGAGACCAGGTCGGGCCTGGACGGTGTGGAAGGCGCGAGGCCTCTGCTCCAGAGTACAG agCCTCCCGCTGTGTGTCCCAACTGTGGCAGTGACCACGTGGTGCTCCTGGCTGTGTCCGTGGGGGTCCCCAGCGGGGAGCGGAGGCCAGAAGAGCAGCTGCCAGCTTCCTCGCAGTCTCCCAGCACCGTCCGTGACCCTCCCGGCGACGGGGACCACGGCGCCAGGGCTGACAGCACCCCATCTCAGGCACTGGCCTCCCACGACCGCCACGGGTGGAGCCTCAGTCCCC cccctgagCGCCGTGGCCTCCGCTCCGTGGACCACCGCCTCCGGCTCTTCCTGGATGTCGAGGTGTTCGCTGACGCCCAGGAGGAGTTCCAGTGCTGCCTCAAG GTGCCAGTGGTGCTGGCAGGCCACCCTGGGGAGTGTCTTGGTCTTGTGGTTGTGTCCGACCAGAGGCTTTACGTGTTGGAGGTGACAGGGGAGATCTG CGGGCCTCCGGTGGGCTGGCTGCAGCCGGTCCTGGCCATTCCCCTGCAGGACCTGAGTCGCCTACAGCTGGGCCTGGCGGGACAGAGCCTGCGACTGGAGTGGGCCGCTGGGGTGGGCCGTTGTGTCCTGCTGCCCCGAGACGCCAGGCGCTCCCGAGCCTTCCTAGAGGAGCTCACTg ATGTCctgcaggccctgcccccagcctggcgGGGCGGCGTCAGTGCCACAGAGGAGGAGGTGACCCCGGAGCACCGGTTGTG gcctctgctggAAGGAGCCTCTTCCTTGGAGCCTCCCCGGTTCTTCTACCTGCAGGTGTTCCTGGTTGAAG GCCCCGCCGAGTGCCCCGTGTCCCTGTTGCTGACTCTGTCCACCTTGTACCTGTTAGAGGAGGACCTTGTGGGGTCCCGGGCAGAGCCCCCTCTTGCAGCAGCGTCTGCCGAAGGCTCTGAGAAGGCCCCGCTCTCGGGGGGGCCAGGCCCTTCCTTCCGAGTCAGGGAGCAGCAGCCACTCAGCAGCCTGAGCTCGGTGGTGCTCTACCGCACGGCGCCGGAGGACCTGCGGCTGGTGTTCTAtgaggag GTGTCCCGGCTGGAGAGTTTCTGGGCCGTGCGCGTCGTGTGCCCGGAGCAGCTGACGGCCCTGCTGGCCTGGATCCGGGAGCCCTGGGAGCAGCTGTTTTCCATTGGACTCCGGACCGTGACCCAGGAGGCTCTAGACCTTGACCGGTGA
- the LOC114494333 gene encoding serine/threonine-protein kinase 11-interacting protein isoform X1: MTTAPRDSLLWKLAGLLRESGDVVLSGCSTLSLLTATLQQLNHVFELYLGPWGPGQTGFVALPSHPTDSPVILQLQFLFDVLQKTLSLKLIHVPGPGLPGPIKMFPFKSLRQLELRGVPVHRLHGLRGIYSQLETLVCSRSIRTLEELLSACGGDLCSALPWLALLSADFSCNALTALDSSLRLLSALRFLNLSRNQLQDCKGFLMDLSELCHLDISYNHLCSVPRMGPSGAALGTLILRGNELQGLHGLEQLRKLQHLDVAYNLLEEHRALSPLWLLAELRKLYLEGNPLWFHPAHRVATAQYLSPRARDAASGFLLDGKVLSLTDFQTSTSSEAPPPSWPVGSTTETSGGADLSDSLSSGGVVAPPPVRKFKSRVRVRRASISEPSDTDPEPRTQDPSPAGRFVQQHRELELMNSFREQFGCDWLQYRNHLETSGIPVLASSKTPALSTLHPDTLSPETVPSPAPPEKESPQEVTEEVNVGLEPREEEETEEQGEEEEEQEEQEQEQDEVEAELYRPLLVCPLEGPQGVRGKERFLRVTSGHLWEVELQAARTLERLELQSLEAAEVEFEAPAQRELLPESPLPVQGSEPPPSAPVLVLRFSYICPNRHLRRYVVLEPDAHAVVQELLAVLTPEATKAQHQCGEVRDQLAGRLQCLRCGHDFKPGETRSGLDGVEGARPLLQSTEPPAVCPNCGSDHVVLLAVSVGVPSGERRPEEQLPASSQSPSTVRDPPGDGDHGARADSTPSQALASHDRHGWSLSPPPERRGLRSVDHRLRLFLDVEVFADAQEEFQCCLKVPVVLAGHPGECLGLVVVSDQRLYVLEVTGEICGPPVGWLQPVLAIPLQDLSRLQLGLAGQSLRLEWAAGVGRCVLLPRDARRSRAFLEELTDVLQALPPAWRGGVSATEEEVTPEHRLWPLLEGASSLEPPRFFYLQVFLVEGPAECPVSLLLTLSTLYLLEEDLVGSRAEPPLAAASAEGSEKAPLSGGPGPSFRVREQQPLSSLSSVVLYRTAPEDLRLVFYEEVSRLESFWAVRVVCPEQLTALLAWIREPWEQLFSIGLRTVTQEALDLDR, from the exons ATGACGACCGCCCCGCGGGACTCCCTGTTGTGGAAGCTCGCGGGGCTGCTGCGGGAGTCCG gggATGTGGTCCTGTCTGGCTGCAGCACACTGAGCCTGCTGACCGCCACACTGCAGCAGCTGAACCACGTGTTTGAGCTGTACCTGGGGCCATGGGGCCCTGGCCAGACAGGCTTTGTggctctgccctcccaccccaccgACTCTCCTGTCATCCTCCAGCTTCAGTTCCTCTTCGATGTGCTGCAGAAAACGCTCTCACTCAAG ctGATTCATGTCCCTGGTCCTGGCCTTCCAGGGCCCATCAAGATGTTTCCCTTCAAGTCCCTCCGGCAGCTGGAG CTCCGAGGTGTCCCCGTCCACCGCCTTCATGGCCTCCGTGGCATCTATTCCCAGCTGGAGACCCTGGTTTGCAGCAGGAGCATCCGGACGTTAGAG GAGCTCCTCTCAGCCTGTGGTGGCgacctctgctctgccctgccctggctggccctTCTCTCTGCCGACTTCAGCTGCAATGCACTGACCGCCTTAGACAGCTCCCTG CGTCTCCTGTCCGCTCTGCGCTTCTTGAACCTGAGCCGCAATCAACTCCAGGACTGCAAGGGCTTCCTGATG GACTTGTCTGAGCTCTGCCATCTGGACATCTCCTACAACCACCTGTGTTCCGTGCCGAGAATGGGGCCCTCCGGGGCTGCTCTGGGGACCCTGATACTGCGAGGCAATGAGCTCCAGGGTCTGCATG gcctggagcAGCTGAGGAAGCTGCAGCACCTAGACGTGGCGTACAACCTGTTGGAAGAACACAGGGCGCTGTCGCCGCTGTGGCTGCTGGCTGAGCTCCGCAAG CTCTACCTGGAGGGAAACCCCTTGTGGTTCCACCCTGCGCACCGCGTGGCCACCGCCCAGTACTTGTCCCCCCgagccagggatgctgcttcCGGC TTCCTTCTGGATGGAAAAGTCTTGTCGCTGACTGATTTTCAG ACCTCCACGTCCTCAGAGGCCCCGCCTCCGTCCTGGCCAGTGGGGAGTACCACGGAAACCTCAGGTGGCGCTGACTTGAGTGACAGCCTCTCCTCCGGGGGCGTTGTGGCCCCACCCCCAGTTCGTAAGTTTAAG AGCCGAGTTCGGGTGAGGCGGGCCAGCATCTCGGAGCCCAGCGATACGGACCCAGAGCCCCGGACCCAGGACCCCTCCCCGGCCG GACGGTTTGTGCAGCAGCACCGGGAACTTGAACTTATGAACAGCTTCCGGGAGCAGTTTGGCTGTGACTGGCTACAGTATAGGAATCACCTGGAGACCTCCGGGATCCCTGTCCTGGCTTCCTCGAAGACCCCTGCCCTCAGCACCCTGCACCCGGACACCCTGAGCCCCGAGACTGtgcccagcccagcacccccAGAGAAGGAGTCCCCACAGGAAGTGACAGAAGAGGTCAACGTGGGGCTGGAGCCACGGGAGGAAGAGGAGAcggaggagcagggagaagaggaggaagagcaggaagagcaggagcaggagcaggatgAAGTAGAAG CGGAGCTCTATCGCCCCTTGTTGGTGTGTCCCCTGGAGGGGCCTCAGGGTGTGCGGGGCAAGGAGCGCTTTCTCCGGGTGACCTCGGGCCACCTGTGGGAGGTGGAGCTCCAAGCAGCTCGTACCCTGGAGCGGCTGGAGCTCCAGAGTCTGGAGGCAGCTGAAGTCGAGTTCGAGGCCCCAGCCCAGAGGGAACTGCTGCCCGAG TCCCCTCTCCCCGTGCAGGGCTCAGAGCCACCACCCTCGGCCCCTGTCCTCGTTCTGCGCTTCTCCTACATTTGCCCGAACCGGCACCTGCGTCGCTATGTGGTGCTGGAGCCCGACGCCCACGCCGTCGTCCAG GAGCTGCTTGCTGTGTTGACCCCAGAGGCCACCAAGGCTCAGCATCAGTGTGGGGAAGTGAGGGACCAGCTGGCGGGCAGGCTCCAGTGTCTGCGCTGTGGCCACGATTTCAAGCCAGGGGAGACCAGGTCGGGCCTGGACGGTGTGGAAGGCGCGAGGCCTCTGCTCCAGAGTACAG agCCTCCCGCTGTGTGTCCCAACTGTGGCAGTGACCACGTGGTGCTCCTGGCTGTGTCCGTGGGGGTCCCCAGCGGGGAGCGGAGGCCAGAAGAGCAGCTGCCAGCTTCCTCGCAGTCTCCCAGCACCGTCCGTGACCCTCCCGGCGACGGGGACCACGGCGCCAGGGCTGACAGCACCCCATCTCAGGCACTGGCCTCCCACGACCGCCACGGGTGGAGCCTCAGTCCCC cccctgagCGCCGTGGCCTCCGCTCCGTGGACCACCGCCTCCGGCTCTTCCTGGATGTCGAGGTGTTCGCTGACGCCCAGGAGGAGTTCCAGTGCTGCCTCAAG GTGCCAGTGGTGCTGGCAGGCCACCCTGGGGAGTGTCTTGGTCTTGTGGTTGTGTCCGACCAGAGGCTTTACGTGTTGGAGGTGACAGGGGAGATCTG CGGGCCTCCGGTGGGCTGGCTGCAGCCGGTCCTGGCCATTCCCCTGCAGGACCTGAGTCGCCTACAGCTGGGCCTGGCGGGACAGAGCCTGCGACTGGAGTGGGCCGCTGGGGTGGGCCGTTGTGTCCTGCTGCCCCGAGACGCCAGGCGCTCCCGAGCCTTCCTAGAGGAGCTCACTg ATGTCctgcaggccctgcccccagcctggcgGGGCGGCGTCAGTGCCACAGAGGAGGAGGTGACCCCGGAGCACCGGTTGTG gcctctgctggAAGGAGCCTCTTCCTTGGAGCCTCCCCGGTTCTTCTACCTGCAGGTGTTCCTGGTTGAAG GCCCCGCCGAGTGCCCCGTGTCCCTGTTGCTGACTCTGTCCACCTTGTACCTGTTAGAGGAGGACCTTGTGGGGTCCCGGGCAGAGCCCCCTCTTGCAGCAGCGTCTGCCGAAGGCTCTGAGAAGGCCCCGCTCTCGGGGGGGCCAGGCCCTTCCTTCCGAGTCAGGGAGCAGCAGCCACTCAGCAGCCTGAGCTCGGTGGTGCTCTACCGCACGGCGCCGGAGGACCTGCGGCTGGTGTTCTAtgaggag GTGTCCCGGCTGGAGAGTTTCTGGGCCGTGCGCGTCGTGTGCCCGGAGCAGCTGACGGCCCTGCTGGCCTGGATCCGGGAGCCCTGGGAGCAGCTGTTTTCCATTGGACTCCGGACCGTGACCCAGGAGGCTCTAGACCTTGACCGGTGA
- the LOC114494333 gene encoding serine/threonine-protein kinase 11-interacting protein isoform X3, giving the protein MFPFKSLRQLELRGVPVHRLHGLRGIYSQLETLVCSRSIRTLEELLSACGGDLCSALPWLALLSADFSCNALTALDSSLRLLSALRFLNLSRNQLQDCKGFLMDLSELCHLDISYNHLCSVPRMGPSGAALGTLILRGNELQGLHGLEQLRKLQHLDVAYNLLEEHRALSPLWLLAELRKLYLEGNPLWFHPAHRVATAQYLSPRARDAASGFLLDGKVLSLTDFQTSTSSEAPPPSWPVGSTTETSGGADLSDSLSSGGVVAPPPVRKFKSRVRVRRASISEPSDTDPEPRTQDPSPAGRFVQQHRELELMNSFREQFGCDWLQYRNHLETSGIPVLASSKTPALSTLHPDTLSPETVPSPAPPEKESPQEVTEEVNVGLEPREEEETEEQGEEEEEQEEQEQEQDEVEAELYRPLLVCPLEGPQGVRGKERFLRVTSGHLWEVELQAARTLERLELQSLEAAEVEFEAPAQRELLPESPLPVQGSEPPPSAPVLVLRFSYICPNRHLRRYVVLEPDAHAVVQELLAVLTPEATKAQHQCGEVRDQLAGRLQCLRCGHDFKPGETRSGLDGVEGARPLLQSTEPPAVCPNCGSDHVVLLAVSVGVPSGERRPEEQLPASSQSPSTVRDPPGDGDHGARADSTPSQALASHDRHGWSLSPPPERRGLRSVDHRLRLFLDVEVFADAQEEFQCCLKVPVVLAGHPGECLGLVVVSDQRLYVLEVTGEICGPPVGWLQPVLAIPLQDLSRLQLGLAGQSLRLEWAAGVGRCVLLPRDARRSRAFLEELTDVLQALPPAWRGGVSATEEEVTPEHRLWPLLEGASSLEPPRFFYLQVFLVEGPAECPVSLLLTLSTLYLLEEDLVGSRAEPPLAAASAEGSEKAPLSGGPGPSFRVREQQPLSSLSSVVLYRTAPEDLRLVFYEEVSRLESFWAVRVVCPEQLTALLAWIREPWEQLFSIGLRTVTQEALDLDR; this is encoded by the exons ATGTTTCCCTTCAAGTCCCTCCGGCAGCTGGAG CTCCGAGGTGTCCCCGTCCACCGCCTTCATGGCCTCCGTGGCATCTATTCCCAGCTGGAGACCCTGGTTTGCAGCAGGAGCATCCGGACGTTAGAG GAGCTCCTCTCAGCCTGTGGTGGCgacctctgctctgccctgccctggctggccctTCTCTCTGCCGACTTCAGCTGCAATGCACTGACCGCCTTAGACAGCTCCCTG CGTCTCCTGTCCGCTCTGCGCTTCTTGAACCTGAGCCGCAATCAACTCCAGGACTGCAAGGGCTTCCTGATG GACTTGTCTGAGCTCTGCCATCTGGACATCTCCTACAACCACCTGTGTTCCGTGCCGAGAATGGGGCCCTCCGGGGCTGCTCTGGGGACCCTGATACTGCGAGGCAATGAGCTCCAGGGTCTGCATG gcctggagcAGCTGAGGAAGCTGCAGCACCTAGACGTGGCGTACAACCTGTTGGAAGAACACAGGGCGCTGTCGCCGCTGTGGCTGCTGGCTGAGCTCCGCAAG CTCTACCTGGAGGGAAACCCCTTGTGGTTCCACCCTGCGCACCGCGTGGCCACCGCCCAGTACTTGTCCCCCCgagccagggatgctgcttcCGGC TTCCTTCTGGATGGAAAAGTCTTGTCGCTGACTGATTTTCAG ACCTCCACGTCCTCAGAGGCCCCGCCTCCGTCCTGGCCAGTGGGGAGTACCACGGAAACCTCAGGTGGCGCTGACTTGAGTGACAGCCTCTCCTCCGGGGGCGTTGTGGCCCCACCCCCAGTTCGTAAGTTTAAG AGCCGAGTTCGGGTGAGGCGGGCCAGCATCTCGGAGCCCAGCGATACGGACCCAGAGCCCCGGACCCAGGACCCCTCCCCGGCCG GACGGTTTGTGCAGCAGCACCGGGAACTTGAACTTATGAACAGCTTCCGGGAGCAGTTTGGCTGTGACTGGCTACAGTATAGGAATCACCTGGAGACCTCCGGGATCCCTGTCCTGGCTTCCTCGAAGACCCCTGCCCTCAGCACCCTGCACCCGGACACCCTGAGCCCCGAGACTGtgcccagcccagcacccccAGAGAAGGAGTCCCCACAGGAAGTGACAGAAGAGGTCAACGTGGGGCTGGAGCCACGGGAGGAAGAGGAGAcggaggagcagggagaagaggaggaagagcaggaagagcaggagcaggagcaggatgAAGTAGAAG CGGAGCTCTATCGCCCCTTGTTGGTGTGTCCCCTGGAGGGGCCTCAGGGTGTGCGGGGCAAGGAGCGCTTTCTCCGGGTGACCTCGGGCCACCTGTGGGAGGTGGAGCTCCAAGCAGCTCGTACCCTGGAGCGGCTGGAGCTCCAGAGTCTGGAGGCAGCTGAAGTCGAGTTCGAGGCCCCAGCCCAGAGGGAACTGCTGCCCGAG TCCCCTCTCCCCGTGCAGGGCTCAGAGCCACCACCCTCGGCCCCTGTCCTCGTTCTGCGCTTCTCCTACATTTGCCCGAACCGGCACCTGCGTCGCTATGTGGTGCTGGAGCCCGACGCCCACGCCGTCGTCCAG GAGCTGCTTGCTGTGTTGACCCCAGAGGCCACCAAGGCTCAGCATCAGTGTGGGGAAGTGAGGGACCAGCTGGCGGGCAGGCTCCAGTGTCTGCGCTGTGGCCACGATTTCAAGCCAGGGGAGACCAGGTCGGGCCTGGACGGTGTGGAAGGCGCGAGGCCTCTGCTCCAGAGTACAG agCCTCCCGCTGTGTGTCCCAACTGTGGCAGTGACCACGTGGTGCTCCTGGCTGTGTCCGTGGGGGTCCCCAGCGGGGAGCGGAGGCCAGAAGAGCAGCTGCCAGCTTCCTCGCAGTCTCCCAGCACCGTCCGTGACCCTCCCGGCGACGGGGACCACGGCGCCAGGGCTGACAGCACCCCATCTCAGGCACTGGCCTCCCACGACCGCCACGGGTGGAGCCTCAGTCCCC cccctgagCGCCGTGGCCTCCGCTCCGTGGACCACCGCCTCCGGCTCTTCCTGGATGTCGAGGTGTTCGCTGACGCCCAGGAGGAGTTCCAGTGCTGCCTCAAG GTGCCAGTGGTGCTGGCAGGCCACCCTGGGGAGTGTCTTGGTCTTGTGGTTGTGTCCGACCAGAGGCTTTACGTGTTGGAGGTGACAGGGGAGATCTG CGGGCCTCCGGTGGGCTGGCTGCAGCCGGTCCTGGCCATTCCCCTGCAGGACCTGAGTCGCCTACAGCTGGGCCTGGCGGGACAGAGCCTGCGACTGGAGTGGGCCGCTGGGGTGGGCCGTTGTGTCCTGCTGCCCCGAGACGCCAGGCGCTCCCGAGCCTTCCTAGAGGAGCTCACTg ATGTCctgcaggccctgcccccagcctggcgGGGCGGCGTCAGTGCCACAGAGGAGGAGGTGACCCCGGAGCACCGGTTGTG gcctctgctggAAGGAGCCTCTTCCTTGGAGCCTCCCCGGTTCTTCTACCTGCAGGTGTTCCTGGTTGAAG GCCCCGCCGAGTGCCCCGTGTCCCTGTTGCTGACTCTGTCCACCTTGTACCTGTTAGAGGAGGACCTTGTGGGGTCCCGGGCAGAGCCCCCTCTTGCAGCAGCGTCTGCCGAAGGCTCTGAGAAGGCCCCGCTCTCGGGGGGGCCAGGCCCTTCCTTCCGAGTCAGGGAGCAGCAGCCACTCAGCAGCCTGAGCTCGGTGGTGCTCTACCGCACGGCGCCGGAGGACCTGCGGCTGGTGTTCTAtgaggag GTGTCCCGGCTGGAGAGTTTCTGGGCCGTGCGCGTCGTGTGCCCGGAGCAGCTGACGGCCCTGCTGGCCTGGATCCGGGAGCCCTGGGAGCAGCTGTTTTCCATTGGACTCCGGACCGTGACCCAGGAGGCTCTAGACCTTGACCGGTGA